From Paenibacillus sp. V4I7, one genomic window encodes:
- a CDS encoding alpha-L-fucosidase, translating to MTKTKGNDGNAVQDQHQMIGAASTQIEGEFVSNSHSGAQWFKKAGLGLFIHWGISSVHGDCEHSWGKTPWDPSPNRVKPEDYFKLAEKFNPENYDPDLWLKPAADAGFTYAVLTTRHHDGYTMWPSRYGEYGTRTHMDSRDLVRPFVESCRRNNLKVGLYYSPPDWYYNRANMSFGYKHSKGEGPALGLGHEPIELPAKPEGWEEQYRQYVRGQITELLTEYGEVDIIWFDGGLDVKDAISIEEIRKLQPGIIISPRMHGVGDFITSECYNWVKTITSKPKEIWEHCDVWSSHPTGIWGYTHKSEAYRPTAWMLSLLSRVRAWGGNFLINIGPKPDGTLPSDVLVRFDEIKQWMSAHRQAVFGVESDDYQEYSSVPVTKRGNIWYLHLLPEHTGPVTVECISKPTSVRLLRNGQDLTFAWNDSDHRFTLELPASWSRETVDIVELQL from the coding sequence GGGGGAATTCGTAAGCAATTCCCATTCAGGTGCGCAATGGTTCAAGAAAGCGGGGCTCGGATTGTTCATCCATTGGGGGATCTCCAGCGTTCACGGGGATTGCGAGCACTCGTGGGGGAAAACGCCCTGGGATCCAAGCCCTAACCGAGTGAAACCCGAGGATTACTTCAAATTGGCGGAGAAGTTCAATCCTGAGAACTACGATCCCGATCTATGGTTGAAGCCCGCTGCCGACGCCGGCTTTACTTACGCCGTGCTGACGACGCGCCATCATGACGGCTATACGATGTGGCCAAGCCGATACGGTGAGTACGGAACCCGAACACACATGGACAGCCGCGATTTGGTACGTCCGTTCGTCGAATCATGCCGACGCAACAACTTGAAGGTAGGGCTCTATTATTCTCCACCTGATTGGTATTACAACAGAGCGAATATGTCTTTTGGATATAAACACAGTAAAGGGGAAGGACCGGCGTTGGGACTTGGGCACGAACCTATTGAGCTGCCCGCCAAGCCGGAGGGCTGGGAAGAGCAATACCGGCAATATGTCCGAGGGCAAATCACCGAACTTCTCACGGAATACGGCGAAGTCGATATCATCTGGTTTGACGGCGGATTAGATGTGAAAGACGCGATCTCAATCGAAGAAATCCGCAAACTGCAGCCGGGAATCATCATCAGTCCGAGAATGCATGGCGTCGGAGATTTTATTACTTCCGAGTGTTACAACTGGGTGAAAACCATCACATCTAAGCCCAAGGAAATATGGGAGCATTGCGACGTTTGGAGTAGTCATCCCACGGGAATATGGGGATATACACATAAGAGTGAGGCCTACAGACCAACGGCTTGGATGCTGTCTCTTCTGTCCCGCGTACGCGCATGGGGCGGCAACTTCCTGATTAACATAGGCCCCAAGCCGGACGGCACACTGCCAAGTGACGTGCTCGTACGCTTTGATGAAATAAAGCAATGGATGAGCGCACATCGTCAGGCAGTCTTCGGCGTGGAGAGCGATGATTATCAGGAGTACAGCAGTGTTCCCGTAACGAAGCGTGGCAACATCTGGTACCTGCATCTTCTGCCGGAGCACACGGGTCCGGTTACGGTGGAATGCATTTCCAAGCCGACTTCCGTTCGACTGCTTCGTAACGGGCAAGATTTGACTTTTGCCTGGAACGACTCAGACCACCGATTCACTCTTGAGCTGCCTGCATCATGGAGCAGGGAGACAGTGGACATTGTGGAGCTTCAGTTATGA
- a CDS encoding carbohydrate-binding protein, translating into MTKKSWHIMICFSLLFALCSVDLTRSNIANATGNIYYVSTSGDDNANNGLTLGAPFQTIQKAASLAQAGDTVYIRGGTYRETVTPAYSGSAGNPITFQNYNGETVNVSGGDLVTVWTQHAGSVYKAPMNWTINSGDGDIIYVDGQPAHEARWPNASDPLLRSGFASVDSGTGSATEYTITDAALSSFAPGYWNGAKVYAISGHEYYAFISTITNHEGSPTNKLHFAPFAWTSSGYYPTGGNEYYIFHSLNALDQQMEWYRDSATNTLYLWVPGGDSPANHIVEAKSRNYAIDLSNKSYITFSGVNAYGAQITTNGGSHSTIAKAIIETTDLDYSSQSSPEFARGQGILLGGTYNTVRDSEIKNMYGNAITMSGSHNSVINNYIHDVTFEASNAAPIQADGSNQLISHNTVNRASRGLIRGFPRASSIQYNDFSIANLTTTDSGVLALGNGEYQNTQIHHNRIHDNKAPSFAGGLYADAFTENLIMYKNVIYNINPGLLLNSPSNFNLVFNNTVYNASNLQNGAPNSYAGDTYGDKVYNNIISSVAISGEADVTSNQIFTNCSYVNTASYDFRLQSGSACIDGGRVIGGVTDGYVGNQPDVGAFEFGGVDWTAGHNFSSPPNPTFALNEIEYSNRVNDGGFESGTLASWTSAAGSPSLATGASWDYKTNSMSRMHKKAAYLEAGDKIEQTITGLQPNTNYVFSAWAKINGLTTQAEDYSSGSGSAHWDYTNGDFRVYRDAKYVGPMQNDDYLVFNNIDFGATAKYNKLSAGINTTVDSGSIEIRLGSTTGTLLGTVDLANYDSIWKWQDTDISAATGMQDVYLVFKGTGNIALFDGFKLWNSNMADDVTLGVTNYGGTDVTTSVNSTSWGSSEYQIKFTTGATNTSATVYVNKPDGDYSAYIDNVGLLKDHFITKTALEDDGFESGTSKWATGRGTSTTTTAEKHLGDSSFPINDDTEVIYQKATSKVNKVATLWFYDDAADTSVRAQARVDDAANWNENGTTWRSIGVDTNYYPDHYFYRIDGTLTNSNIARSTGWHEFKWDYTSGTKVDMYIDGTLIASPAGVTAFSLVAMGDWSGSSITGNVYFDDFTTQSTALINDGFEFGFGNWTIGNGTASSSTSVYHGGSKSYAVDQDMDVIYQKVSSSVNKIATLWFYDDAVDTGMKTFARVDNGTWNDSTGWRGIGVDTPTSVTNYVYRVGGTVKATTIPRLSGWHEFKWDYTSGTKVDMYIDGTLIASPTGTTAYSMVAMGDWWRSTSTGDVYFDDFKAYTVDFTDGFESGFANWTTVNGTASTGTPLIPKGSYSYEVNEDMDVIQHAIGATTNQVGVVWFYDDATDNNLRTSAFVDKGTSSTQVGLGVDTPTSTSKYVYRVGSTNTATTIDRTTGWHQLVFDYRSGTDVKLYIDETLVKTSTSQTGFDVIRLGDYWGGGSTGTVYFDDISVQSELP; encoded by the coding sequence ATGACTAAAAAAAGTTGGCACATCATGATCTGTTTCAGTTTGCTTTTCGCATTATGTTCTGTGGATTTGACGAGATCGAATATCGCAAATGCTACGGGTAACATCTATTATGTCTCCACCTCTGGAGATGATAATGCGAATAATGGGTTGACGCTCGGGGCACCTTTTCAAACGATTCAAAAAGCAGCATCGTTAGCACAGGCGGGAGATACCGTATATATACGTGGAGGGACCTATAGAGAAACCGTAACACCAGCATATTCCGGTTCAGCAGGTAATCCAATTACCTTCCAAAATTACAACGGAGAGACCGTAAATGTAAGTGGTGGTGATTTAGTCACTGTTTGGACTCAGCATGCCGGATCCGTTTATAAAGCACCCATGAACTGGACTATCAATTCTGGGGATGGGGACATTATATATGTGGACGGTCAACCGGCCCATGAAGCCAGGTGGCCGAATGCCAGTGACCCTTTATTGAGATCAGGATTTGCTTCAGTCGACTCGGGTACGGGTTCAGCTACGGAGTACACCATTACAGATGCTGCACTATCTTCTTTTGCTCCTGGCTATTGGAACGGAGCCAAAGTATATGCAATAAGTGGACATGAATATTATGCATTTATCAGTACAATTACGAACCACGAAGGTAGTCCGACCAATAAATTACATTTCGCTCCATTTGCTTGGACCTCTTCCGGTTATTATCCTACTGGAGGAAATGAATATTATATTTTCCATTCGCTGAATGCGCTAGACCAACAAATGGAATGGTATCGGGATAGCGCTACGAATACCTTATATCTATGGGTACCTGGAGGGGACAGCCCGGCTAATCATATAGTTGAAGCCAAGAGTAGGAATTATGCGATTGACTTGTCCAATAAATCCTACATTACATTTTCTGGTGTAAACGCTTACGGGGCTCAAATTACGACAAATGGCGGCAGTCATAGTACCATTGCCAAAGCCATCATTGAAACAACAGATCTGGATTATTCATCTCAGAGCAGTCCGGAATTCGCTCGAGGTCAGGGCATCTTGCTTGGCGGAACCTACAATACTGTCCGTGATTCAGAAATTAAGAATATGTATGGAAATGCTATTACGATGTCTGGTTCACATAACAGCGTTATTAATAACTATATTCATGATGTCACTTTTGAAGCAAGCAATGCTGCTCCCATTCAAGCAGACGGAAGTAACCAATTGATCAGTCATAATACCGTTAATCGAGCTTCACGGGGTCTCATAAGAGGGTTTCCTAGAGCAAGTTCCATTCAGTATAACGATTTCAGTATTGCTAATTTGACAACAACAGATTCCGGGGTATTAGCACTTGGTAATGGGGAATACCAGAATACACAAATTCACCACAACCGGATCCATGATAACAAAGCGCCTTCATTCGCAGGTGGTTTATACGCGGATGCCTTTACCGAAAATTTGATTATGTACAAGAACGTTATTTATAACATTAATCCAGGGTTACTTTTAAATTCACCAAGTAACTTCAATCTTGTTTTTAATAATACAGTCTACAATGCGAGTAATTTACAAAATGGGGCACCTAATTCCTATGCCGGTGATACGTATGGGGATAAAGTCTATAACAACATCATAAGCAGTGTTGCAATTAGCGGCGAGGCCGATGTAACCTCCAACCAAATATTTACCAACTGCTCGTATGTGAATACGGCTTCCTACGATTTTCGTCTTCAGTCTGGCTCAGCGTGCATTGATGGAGGCAGAGTGATAGGGGGAGTAACAGATGGGTATGTAGGAAATCAACCAGATGTTGGGGCATTTGAATTTGGTGGCGTCGATTGGACAGCCGGTCATAACTTCTCGAGTCCTCCCAATCCGACGTTTGCACTCAACGAGATTGAATATAGCAATAGAGTAAATGATGGAGGCTTCGAGTCTGGTACTTTAGCCTCTTGGACATCTGCAGCTGGCTCGCCTTCCTTAGCTACAGGAGCATCTTGGGATTATAAAACGAACTCGATGAGCCGGATGCATAAGAAAGCTGCGTATCTAGAGGCAGGAGACAAGATCGAACAAACAATAACGGGACTTCAACCGAACACCAATTATGTCTTCTCGGCTTGGGCCAAGATCAACGGATTAACAACGCAAGCAGAAGACTACAGTAGTGGCAGCGGCAGCGCACATTGGGATTATACAAACGGCGATTTTAGAGTCTATCGAGATGCTAAATATGTGGGTCCTATGCAAAATGACGATTACCTGGTTTTCAATAACATCGACTTTGGTGCCACTGCCAAATATAATAAATTGTCCGCAGGAATCAATACAACGGTTGACAGTGGAAGCATTGAAATTCGGCTAGGCAGTACGACTGGAACACTGCTCGGGACCGTAGACCTTGCCAATTACGATAGTATATGGAAATGGCAAGATACGGATATCAGCGCTGCAACAGGTATGCAAGACGTTTACCTAGTTTTCAAAGGAACAGGAAATATAGCTCTCTTTGATGGCTTTAAGCTTTGGAATTCAAATATGGCTGATGATGTAACGCTAGGTGTTACAAATTATGGAGGAACTGATGTTACGACATCTGTAAACTCGACATCGTGGGGATCAAGCGAATATCAAATCAAATTTACGACCGGTGCAACGAATACTAGCGCAACCGTATATGTGAATAAGCCGGACGGTGATTACTCAGCATATATCGACAATGTAGGATTGCTTAAAGACCACTTTATAACGAAGACTGCGCTTGAGGATGACGGATTTGAATCCGGCACAAGCAAGTGGGCTACCGGAAGGGGAACTTCAACAACGACTACGGCAGAGAAGCATCTTGGTGATTCCAGTTTCCCAATAAATGATGATACAGAAGTTATTTACCAGAAGGCTACTTCAAAGGTGAATAAAGTCGCAACGCTTTGGTTCTACGACGATGCAGCAGATACGTCAGTAAGAGCACAAGCACGAGTTGACGATGCTGCTAACTGGAATGAAAATGGAACAACATGGCGTTCAATCGGCGTTGATACGAATTATTATCCCGATCATTATTTCTATAGAATCGACGGAACTCTGACGAATTCTAATATTGCCCGCTCAACTGGCTGGCACGAATTCAAATGGGATTACACATCGGGTACGAAAGTGGATATGTATATCGATGGAACGCTTATTGCTTCGCCTGCGGGAGTGACTGCTTTTAGTTTGGTAGCAATGGGCGATTGGTCGGGGTCATCGATTACAGGCAACGTCTATTTCGATGATTTTACGACTCAGTCCACAGCTCTTATCAATGACGGATTTGAATTCGGCTTTGGCAACTGGACGATCGGCAACGGTACCGCAAGTAGCAGTACTTCAGTCTATCATGGAGGCAGCAAAAGCTACGCAGTTGATCAAGATATGGATGTTATTTACCAAAAGGTTAGTTCTAGCGTTAATAAAATCGCTACGCTTTGGTTTTATGATGATGCAGTAGATACAGGAATGAAAACATTTGCACGAGTTGATAATGGTACATGGAATGATAGTACGGGTTGGCGTGGAATCGGCGTGGATACGCCTACCTCTGTCACTAATTATGTTTATAGGGTCGGTGGTACTGTTAAGGCAACTACTATTCCCCGTTTAAGCGGCTGGCACGAATTCAAATGGGATTACACATCGGGTACAAAAGTGGATATGTACATTGACGGAACATTAATTGCTTCCCCTACAGGGACTACTGCTTATAGTATGGTAGCCATGGGGGATTGGTGGAGGTCAACGTCAACAGGCGACGTTTATTTCGATGATTTTAAAGCTTATACGGTGGATTTCACTGACGGATTTGAATCCGGATTTGCCAACTGGACTACCGTTAACGGTACAGCAAGTACAGGCACTCCATTAATTCCTAAAGGAAGCTATAGCTATGAAGTTAATGAAGATATGGATGTTATCCAACATGCGATAGGTGCAACGACAAATCAAGTCGGTGTAGTGTGGTTTTATGATGATGCAACCGATAATAATTTGAGAACATCGGCTTTTGTCGACAAAGGCACGTCATCCACGCAAGTCGGATTAGGTGTAGATACGCCTACATCAACTAGTAAGTATGTATACCGCGTTGGCAGTACGAACACAGCGACCACTATCGACCGAACAACTGGTTGGCACCAGTTGGTTTTCGATTACCGCTCTGGCACTGATGTCAAATTATACATCGATGAAACACTGGTTAAGACGTCCACGTCTCAAACGGGCTTTGACGTTATCCGATTAGGGGACTATTGGGGTGGTGGTTCGACGGGTACCGTTTATTTCGATGACATAAGTGTTCAGTCAGAATTACCTTAA
- a CDS encoding AraC family transcriptional regulator, with protein MTILPLSLELGLSYGKITCEDSWKWDRIDRPFEDCDLWYVWSGEGEMLLNGHTYALSRGSCFLFRPGDLTLAKHNPHKPLTITYIHFPFPSLEVDLPDAYRIVSDSFMFETMLNRYVETLLNPRFGSIEEAKLMLNLLLIYLNRDDLDGHSKETSASHHLEQPIREVASFIRQNPSMSHSMENLAERAQLSPRYFSIKFKEIMKVTLEIFIIQTKIERAEHLLRFSGMKVTEVAEALGYRNIYFFSRQFKQFTGKKASDLRKSTSSELP; from the coding sequence GTGACTATACTACCATTATCACTTGAACTAGGTTTATCATATGGCAAAATCACTTGCGAAGATTCGTGGAAATGGGATAGGATCGATCGCCCCTTCGAAGATTGCGATTTGTGGTATGTATGGAGCGGTGAAGGCGAGATGCTTCTAAACGGGCATACGTATGCACTTTCCCGGGGCAGTTGCTTTCTGTTTCGTCCGGGTGACCTTACTTTGGCTAAACATAATCCGCATAAACCGCTAACCATCACATATATTCATTTTCCGTTTCCATCCTTAGAAGTCGATTTGCCGGATGCTTACCGGATCGTTTCGGACTCTTTTATGTTCGAAACCATGTTGAATCGATACGTGGAAACGCTTCTCAATCCAAGGTTTGGTAGTATAGAAGAAGCCAAGCTAATGTTAAATTTGCTGCTCATTTATTTAAACCGTGACGATCTGGATGGTCATTCAAAGGAAACTTCGGCGAGCCATCATCTTGAACAACCCATTCGGGAGGTAGCTAGTTTTATTCGGCAAAATCCCAGCATGTCACATAGCATGGAAAATCTAGCTGAACGCGCCCAACTATCTCCCCGATATTTTTCCATCAAATTCAAAGAAATCATGAAGGTCACGTTAGAAATTTTCATCATTCAAACAAAAATTGAACGGGCCGAACATCTTTTGCGCTTTAGCGGCATGAAAGTGACGGAAGTAGCGGAAGCATTAGGCTACCGTAACATTTATTTTTTCAGTAGACAGTTCAAGCAATTTACGGGAAAGAAAGCTTCAGATTTACGTAAAAGTACATCTTCTGAACTTCCATAA